A window of Maioricimonas rarisocia genomic DNA:
GTTCGCCAGCAGCCGGGCGGTCGACGCGGCGTTCGGCGATCTGCCTCCAGCCTATCACGACGAGTTCAGTTACCTGTTCCAGGCGAAGACGTTCCTGGCGGGACGCGTGTCGTATCCGAGTTTCGAGCCGCGACCGGAACTGTTCGACCAGGTGCACGTCCTTAATGAGGGGCGATTCGCCAGCCGGTACTTTCCCGGTGTGGGGCTGTGGATAGCGCCGTTTCTGGCTCTCGGTGATCCGCAGCTTGGCCACGCCATCGCGCACGCGATGACAGCACTGCTCCTGTTCTGGATCGGGCGGGACCTTGCGGGGAACGGTGTGGGCCTCCTCGTAGGGCTGCTCTTTGCCGTATCGCCGGGCATGCTGCTGTTCAGCAATCTGCTGCTGGCACATCATCCGACTCTGGTGGGGCTGGCGTTGTTTCTGTTCGCGTTTCTGCGGATGCGACGAACGCTGCGTTTTCGCTGGGGACTGCTGGCTGGCATCGGCCTGACGTACGCCATGTTGTGCCGACCGATGACGGCGGCCGGATTCGGATTGCCGTTCGGCCTGTGGTTCGCCTGGTGGTGGATGCGGGGCGGCCAGGGAGAACAGCACCGACCGCTGGTTGGCCGGTCGCTGCTCGCGCTTTCGATGGCGATTCCGCTGATTGCCGGCTTTATTGGACTGTTCGCGTACAGCAAGGCGATCACGGGCAGTGCTCTGGTGACGCCGTATCAGCTCTACACCGACGTTTACACGCCGCGGCATGTCTACGGATTCAACAACGTGGAACGTGGCGAGCAGAAGCTGGGGCCGAAGGTGCTCGAGAACTATGACCGCTGGGCCGAGAACCTGACGCCCGGGCTGGCTGCGAAAAACGTTGGCGTCCGGTTGCGGGAGAGCCTGCGGTGGACGTTGGGAATCGTTCCGCTGGTCCTCGCGGCGGGAGTGC
This region includes:
- a CDS encoding ArnT family glycosyltransferase, giving the protein MRQLVIYGVVLAGVLFFEVMRWLDPERRADALAGWFFGRDADFGPWLILLLLAPIVWNLRWRVPGRTLLPVVRGWMTEPHGEANASRWATGLRAAGLTVLVAVVAFASSRAVDAAFGDLPPAYHDEFSYLFQAKTFLAGRVSYPSFEPRPELFDQVHVLNEGRFASRYFPGVGLWIAPFLALGDPQLGHAIAHAMTALLLFWIGRDLAGNGVGLLVGLLFAVSPGMLLFSNLLLAHHPTLVGLALFLFAFLRMRRTLRFRWGLLAGIGLTYAMLCRPMTAAGFGLPFGLWFAWWWMRGGQGEQHRPLVGRSLLALSMAIPLIAGFIGLFAYSKAITGSALVTPYQLYTDVYTPRHVYGFNNVERGEQKLGPKVLENYDRWAENLTPGLAAKNVGVRLRESLRWTLGIVPLVLAAGVLLLSARSCGSTDWRLIAAAILTLHVAHIPYWFEGIMGWHYVLESAPLWILLFAEASRRLVRSWRDDRPWMPLWWGGVIATALALDLLTVTPLWPGRLPVGIAEVSYPRGKYARFYEGVATRVGNGPAVVFVEADPADRHMDYVVNDPSLDGPVLYARYRPEEMDLDEVRELFPDREAWLYRAAGEELIRLPASGN